A window of the Serratia sarumanii genome harbors these coding sequences:
- a CDS encoding sensor domain-containing diguanylate cyclase, with product MTQQQPIQDAVPARSVKSSPLLFQAGVFVIIVAATLILFNSWQIWNAHQRDLRSAEHESANLARSLAQHADDTFMQVDGNLLDLTERLQTDGLGPSQLTRLQRVMQTQVGNLPQLHGLFLYDARGRWLATSSGKFIKNANNADRDYFKYHQNRDGGGLYIGKVIRSRTTGDLIIPVSRRFNNPDGSFGGVVLATLYVDYFRQFYDSFALNTDASLNLLLADGTILYRRPYSAASIGKNIAKGVLFSEILPHSEFGNATITSLYDKVERIYGYSRVNRFPLVIAAGLSKRDALADWRTDAGLFAAGGLSLLMILLAMGMVLLRQIKHSMQTEAELMRTRDQLTSINQMLEELALLDGLTGLANRRQFDIALKNELARASRNYRSVALLMLDIDYFKQYNDSYGHVAGDQCLQQIGQTLKGLACRSNDVLARYGGEEMGIILPDTDVQGALIFAERVINAVRDLKIPHQGNPHGIVTISIGICAKVPHMYNDTPISFINEADSALYQAKKKGKNCIYGA from the coding sequence ATGACTCAGCAGCAACCCATACAGGATGCCGTGCCGGCGCGCAGCGTTAAAAGCTCCCCATTATTATTTCAGGCCGGCGTGTTTGTCATCATCGTTGCCGCCACGCTGATCCTCTTTAACAGCTGGCAAATCTGGAACGCGCATCAGCGCGATCTGCGCAGCGCCGAGCATGAGTCCGCCAACCTCGCCCGCTCGCTGGCGCAGCATGCCGACGATACTTTCATGCAGGTGGACGGCAACCTGCTCGATCTGACCGAACGTCTCCAAACCGACGGGTTGGGCCCATCGCAGCTGACGCGGCTGCAGCGCGTCATGCAGACGCAGGTCGGCAACCTGCCGCAGCTGCACGGGCTGTTTCTCTACGATGCACGCGGCCGCTGGCTGGCGACCTCCTCGGGCAAATTCATCAAGAACGCCAACAACGCCGATCGCGATTACTTCAAATACCATCAAAACCGCGACGGCGGCGGCCTGTACATCGGCAAGGTGATCCGCAGCCGCACCACCGGCGATCTGATCATTCCCGTTTCGCGGCGTTTCAACAACCCGGACGGCAGCTTTGGCGGCGTGGTGCTGGCGACGCTGTACGTCGATTATTTCCGCCAGTTTTACGACAGCTTCGCCCTCAATACCGACGCCTCACTGAACCTGCTGCTGGCGGACGGCACTATCCTTTACCGCCGCCCTTACTCGGCGGCGTCGATCGGTAAAAACATCGCCAAGGGCGTGCTGTTCAGCGAAATTTTGCCGCATTCGGAATTCGGCAACGCCACCATCACCTCGCTGTACGACAAAGTGGAGCGCATCTACGGCTATTCGCGGGTCAACCGCTTTCCGCTGGTGATCGCCGCCGGGTTGTCGAAACGCGACGCGCTGGCGGACTGGCGCACCGACGCCGGTCTGTTCGCCGCCGGTGGCCTCTCGCTGCTGATGATCCTGTTGGCGATGGGCATGGTGCTGCTGCGGCAAATCAAGCACAGCATGCAAACCGAAGCCGAGCTGATGCGCACCCGCGATCAGTTGACCAGCATCAACCAGATGCTCGAAGAGCTGGCGCTGCTGGACGGCCTGACCGGGCTGGCCAACCGCCGCCAGTTTGATATCGCGCTGAAGAACGAGCTGGCGCGGGCTTCGCGCAACTACCGCAGCGTGGCGCTGCTGATGCTGGATATCGACTATTTCAAACAGTACAACGACAGTTACGGCCACGTCGCCGGTGACCAGTGCCTGCAGCAGATCGGCCAAACGCTCAAAGGGTTGGCCTGCCGCAGCAACGACGTCCTGGCGCGCTACGGCGGCGAAGAGATGGGGATTATCCTGCCGGATACCGACGTGCAAGGCGCACTGATTTTCGCCGAGCGCGTTATCAACGCGGTGCGCGATCTGAAAATTCCGCATCAGGGCAACCCGCACGGCATCGTTACCATCAGCATTGGCATCTGCGCCAAAGTGCCGCATATGTATAACGATACGCCGATCAGCTTTATCAATGAGGCGGACAGTGCGTTGTATCAGGCCAAGAAAAAAGGCAAAAACTGCATTTACGGCGCTTAA
- the paaB gene encoding 1,2-phenylacetyl-CoA epoxidase subunit PaaB has protein sequence MSHVEWPLYEVFIRSKQGLAHRHVGSLHAADDQMALENARDAYTRRNEGCSIWVVQSRHLIASQPEDRGAFFDPSEDKIYRHPTFYTIPDGIKNM, from the coding sequence ATGAGCCACGTTGAATGGCCGCTGTATGAAGTGTTTATCCGCAGCAAACAAGGGCTGGCGCATCGCCACGTCGGCAGCCTGCACGCCGCCGACGACCAAATGGCGCTGGAAAACGCCCGCGACGCCTATACGCGCCGCAACGAAGGCTGCTCGATCTGGGTGGTGCAATCGCGCCATCTGATCGCCTCGCAGCCGGAAGATCGCGGCGCGTTCTTCGATCCGTCCGAAGACAAGATCTACCGTCATCCGACGTTTTACACCATTCCCGACGGCATCAAGAACATGTAG
- the paaA gene encoding 1,2-phenylacetyl-CoA epoxidase subunit PaaA: MTTDAQYQQHFDDKIAADIAIEAKDWMPDAYRQNLIRQIGQHAHSEVIGMLPEANWLTRAPTLRRKAVLLAKVQDEAGHGLYLYSAAETLGCSRQDIYQKMLDGKMKYSSIFNYPTLNWADIGVIGWLVDGAAIVNQVALCRASYGPYARAMVKICKEESFHQRQGYEAVMAMANGSDTQRAMLQDAIDRFWWPVLMMFGPSDADSPHSAQSMAWKIKRHSNDELRQKFVDNTVPQLEALDMTAPDPELRWDAAAGHYRFGEIDWSELHEVIKGRGQCNHERLQAKRRAWEDGAWVRDGAMAHAAKNAASAA, translated from the coding sequence ATGACAACTGACGCACAGTATCAGCAGCATTTCGACGACAAGATCGCGGCGGATATCGCCATTGAGGCCAAAGACTGGATGCCGGACGCCTACCGTCAGAACCTGATTCGGCAGATTGGCCAACACGCCCACTCGGAAGTCATCGGCATGCTGCCGGAAGCCAACTGGCTGACGCGCGCCCCCACGCTGCGCCGCAAAGCGGTGCTGCTGGCCAAAGTGCAAGATGAGGCCGGCCACGGTCTGTACCTCTACAGCGCCGCCGAAACCCTCGGCTGTTCGCGCCAGGACATCTACCAAAAGATGCTCGACGGCAAGATGAAGTACTCCTCTATCTTCAATTACCCCACGCTCAACTGGGCGGATATCGGCGTGATCGGCTGGCTGGTCGACGGCGCCGCCATCGTCAACCAGGTGGCGCTGTGCCGCGCGTCCTACGGCCCCTATGCGCGGGCGATGGTGAAGATCTGCAAAGAGGAAAGCTTCCATCAGCGCCAGGGCTACGAGGCGGTAATGGCGATGGCCAACGGCAGCGACACGCAGCGCGCCATGCTGCAGGACGCCATCGATCGCTTCTGGTGGCCGGTGCTGATGATGTTCGGCCCGAGCGACGCCGACTCCCCCCACAGCGCCCAGAGCATGGCGTGGAAGATCAAACGCCACAGCAACGATGAGCTGCGGCAGAAATTCGTCGACAACACCGTACCGCAGCTTGAAGCGCTGGACATGACGGCGCCGGATCCGGAGCTGCGCTGGGACGCCGCCGCGGGCCACTATCGTTTCGGCGAAATCGACTGGAGCGAGCTGCATGAGGTGATCAAAGGGCGCGGCCAATGCAACCACGAACGCCTGCAGGCCAAACGCCGCGCCTGGGAAGACGGTGCCTGGGTGCGCGACGGCGCCATGGCCCACGCCGCGAAAAACGCCGCCTCCGCCGCATAG
- the paaC gene encoding 1,2-phenylacetyl-CoA epoxidase subunit PaaC, with product MTVNDPRISYLLRQGDTPLILAQRLCAWCGHAPELEIDLALANIGLDLLGQARNFLGYAAELAGPPCSEDSLAFGRDERQFHNLLLAEQPNGGFNDTLVRQFLLDVYHVQLHQALSRSRDAQIAAIAAKSLKEADYHLRFSHGWMIRLGDGNDVSHRKIQQSLDNLWRFTAELFHADALELELAEQGIAVDPRELQAPWQAQVEETLRQATLLLPAEQAFRHGGKQGRHSEHLGPLLAEMQFLQRAYPNGQW from the coding sequence ATGACGGTTAACGATCCGCGCATCAGCTATTTACTCCGCCAGGGCGACACGCCACTGATCCTCGCCCAGCGCCTGTGCGCCTGGTGCGGCCACGCGCCCGAGTTGGAAATCGATCTGGCGCTGGCCAACATCGGGCTCGATCTGCTCGGCCAGGCGCGCAACTTCCTGGGCTACGCCGCGGAACTGGCCGGCCCGCCCTGCAGCGAAGACAGCCTGGCCTTCGGGCGCGACGAGCGCCAGTTTCATAACCTGCTGTTGGCGGAGCAGCCGAACGGCGGTTTCAACGACACGCTGGTGCGTCAGTTTCTGCTTGATGTCTACCACGTACAGCTGCACCAGGCGCTGAGCCGCAGCCGCGATGCGCAGATTGCCGCCATCGCCGCCAAATCGTTGAAGGAGGCCGATTACCACCTGCGCTTCAGCCACGGCTGGATGATCCGCCTGGGCGACGGCAACGACGTCAGCCACCGCAAGATCCAGCAATCGCTGGATAACCTGTGGCGGTTCACCGCCGAGCTGTTCCACGCCGACGCGCTGGAGCTGGAACTGGCGGAACAAGGCATCGCCGTCGATCCCCGCGAACTGCAGGCCCCCTGGCAAGCGCAGGTGGAAGAGACGCTGCGCCAGGCGACGCTGTTGCTGCCTGCCGAGCAGGCGTTCCGGCACGGCGGCAAGCAAGGCCGGCACAGCGAACACCTCGGCCCGCTGCTGGCGGAGATGCAGTTCCTGCAGCGCGCCTATCCAAACGGGCAATGGTAG
- the paaE gene encoding 1,2-phenylacetyl-CoA epoxidase subunit PaaE codes for MTVFHRLNVAAIERETPDAVAITLRVPEELQNQYRYTPGQHLTLKALVNGEELRRCYSICSSPQEGLLQIGVKAIDQGRFSGFVNRMLKVGDALEVMVPQGRFGYQPQAERHGNYLAIAAGSGITPMLSIIKATLLLEPGSSFTLIYGNRNSRSMMFKEALSDLKNRYPQRFQPLYLFSQESLDSPLLSGRIDRERLTAIGGALLDFRDYDHAFICGPESMMDDAQTVLEQAGVPANHIHSERFNTSGLAARPRHSGDRNATRVAILLDGRRLDIEIGEQDDSILDAALRQGADLPYACKGGVCATCKCRLKAGQVEMGVNYSLEPDQLAAGYVLSCQSWPKGDGVVLDFDV; via the coding sequence ATGACGGTCTTTCATCGCCTGAACGTCGCCGCCATCGAGCGCGAAACGCCGGACGCCGTAGCCATCACCCTGCGGGTGCCCGAAGAGCTGCAAAACCAATACCGCTATACCCCCGGCCAGCACCTGACGCTCAAGGCGTTGGTCAACGGCGAAGAGTTGCGGCGTTGCTATTCCATCTGCAGTTCACCGCAGGAAGGCCTGCTGCAGATCGGCGTGAAGGCGATTGATCAGGGGCGCTTCTCCGGCTTCGTCAACCGCATGCTGAAAGTCGGCGACGCGCTGGAGGTGATGGTGCCGCAGGGGCGCTTCGGCTACCAGCCGCAGGCAGAGCGCCACGGCAACTACCTGGCGATCGCCGCCGGCTCCGGCATCACGCCGATGCTGTCGATCATCAAGGCGACGCTGCTGCTCGAACCGGGCAGCAGCTTCACCCTGATCTACGGCAACCGCAACAGCCGTTCGATGATGTTCAAAGAGGCGCTGTCGGACCTGAAAAACCGCTACCCGCAGCGTTTTCAGCCGCTGTACCTGTTCAGCCAGGAAAGTCTCGACAGCCCGCTGCTCAGCGGCCGTATCGACCGCGAACGCCTGACGGCGATCGGCGGCGCGCTGCTGGATTTCCGCGACTATGACCACGCCTTTATCTGCGGGCCGGAATCGATGATGGACGACGCGCAAACCGTGCTGGAACAGGCCGGCGTACCGGCCAATCACATCCACAGCGAGCGCTTCAACACCAGCGGCTTGGCCGCCCGCCCGCGCCACAGCGGCGATCGCAACGCCACCCGGGTGGCGATCCTGCTCGACGGCCGCCGGTTGGATATCGAGATCGGCGAACAGGACGACAGCATTCTCGACGCCGCGCTGCGCCAGGGCGCCGACCTGCCCTACGCCTGCAAAGGCGGCGTCTGCGCCACCTGCAAATGCCGTCTGAAGGCCGGCCAGGTGGAGATGGGCGTCAACTATAGCCTGGAGCCGGATCAGCTGGCTGCGGGCTACGTATTGAGCTGCCAGTCGTGGCCGAAAGGCGACGGCGTGGTATTGGACTTCGACGTCTAG
- the paaZ gene encoding phenylacetic acid degradation bifunctional protein PaaZ, producing MQQLHSYLSGAWVYGQGEAREIRHAVTGEALYQVCSDGLPLAASLDYARSRGGPALAHMTFQQRAQMLKAVAKHLLAHKEALYQISYQTGATRSDGWVDIEGGIATLFAYAGMAGRDLPDDTLWPEDELIPLSKQAQFAARHVLTSRPGVALHINAFNFPCWGMLEKLAPTWLAGMPAIIKPATATAQLTQAMVRLIVDSGLVPEGALQLVCGGVGDMFSHLDYQDAVTFTGSAQTGQRLRAHPRLLEKSIAFTMEADSLNCCVLAEDVTPEMPEFALFIKEVCREMTAKAGQKCTAIRRIIVPAAQVAAVRQALLQRLAGVTVGDPQLEQVRMGALVSHEQRDDVQSKVEFLLRNGCEPLCGAALDKLEVLGDGARGGAFYPPTLLYCADPFTHQAVHGTEAFGPVATLMPYADTEQAIALALLGQGSLAGSLVTADPALATRFIRAAACAHGRMLILDERAAAESTGHGSPLPMLVHGGPGRAGGGEELGGLRAVKHYMQRTAIQGSPAMLAAIGGEWVRGAPVAEHPVHPFRKYFEQLQLGDSLLTARRTVTEADIVNFACLSGDHFYAHMDKIGAADSLFGERVAHGYFVVSAAAGLFVDAAVGPVIANYGMENLRFIEPVKIGDTIQVRLTCKKKIRKPQKTAEDRPHGVVVWDVQVLNQQQQPVALYSILTLVARQQGDFEA from the coding sequence ATGCAGCAGTTACACAGTTATCTTTCTGGCGCCTGGGTGTACGGGCAGGGAGAGGCGCGCGAAATCCGCCACGCGGTGACCGGCGAAGCGCTGTACCAGGTCTGCTCCGACGGCCTGCCGTTGGCGGCGAGCCTGGACTATGCCCGCAGCCGCGGCGGCCCGGCGCTGGCGCACATGACGTTCCAGCAGCGCGCCCAGATGCTGAAAGCGGTAGCCAAACACCTGCTGGCGCATAAAGAGGCGCTGTATCAGATTTCCTATCAAACCGGCGCGACGCGCAGCGACGGCTGGGTCGATATCGAGGGCGGCATCGCCACGCTGTTCGCCTATGCCGGCATGGCCGGCCGCGATCTGCCGGACGATACCCTGTGGCCGGAAGACGAGCTGATCCCATTGTCGAAACAGGCGCAGTTTGCCGCCCGCCACGTGCTCACTTCGCGCCCCGGCGTGGCGCTGCACATCAACGCCTTCAACTTCCCGTGCTGGGGCATGCTGGAAAAACTGGCGCCGACCTGGCTGGCGGGCATGCCGGCCATCATCAAGCCGGCCACCGCCACCGCACAGCTGACGCAGGCGATGGTCAGGCTGATCGTCGACAGCGGCCTGGTGCCGGAAGGGGCGCTGCAGCTGGTTTGCGGCGGCGTCGGCGACATGTTCTCGCACCTGGATTACCAGGATGCGGTGACTTTCACCGGTTCGGCGCAGACCGGGCAGCGGCTGCGGGCACACCCGCGCCTGCTGGAGAAATCGATCGCGTTCACCATGGAGGCGGATTCGCTCAACTGCTGCGTGCTGGCGGAAGACGTGACGCCGGAAATGCCCGAGTTTGCGCTGTTCATCAAAGAAGTGTGCCGTGAAATGACCGCCAAGGCGGGGCAGAAATGCACCGCGATCCGCCGCATCATCGTGCCGGCGGCGCAGGTGGCGGCGGTGCGTCAGGCCTTGCTGCAGCGCCTGGCGGGGGTGACGGTGGGCGACCCGCAGCTGGAGCAGGTGCGCATGGGGGCGTTGGTCAGCCACGAGCAGCGTGATGATGTGCAAAGCAAGGTGGAGTTCCTGCTGCGCAACGGCTGCGAACCGCTCTGTGGCGCGGCGCTGGATAAGCTGGAGGTGCTGGGCGACGGCGCGCGCGGCGGGGCGTTTTATCCGCCGACCCTGCTGTATTGCGCCGATCCGTTCACCCATCAGGCGGTGCACGGCACCGAGGCCTTCGGCCCGGTGGCGACGCTGATGCCGTATGCGGATACCGAACAGGCGATCGCGTTGGCGTTGCTGGGGCAGGGCAGCCTGGCGGGCTCGCTGGTGACCGCCGATCCGGCATTGGCCACGCGCTTCATTCGCGCGGCGGCCTGCGCCCACGGCCGCATGTTGATTTTGGATGAGCGGGCGGCGGCGGAGTCCACCGGCCACGGTTCGCCGCTGCCGATGCTGGTGCACGGCGGCCCGGGGCGCGCCGGCGGCGGTGAAGAGCTGGGCGGGCTGCGCGCGGTGAAACACTATATGCAGCGCACGGCGATCCAGGGCAGCCCGGCGATGCTGGCGGCCATCGGCGGCGAATGGGTGCGCGGCGCGCCGGTCGCCGAGCATCCGGTGCATCCGTTCCGGAAATACTTCGAGCAGCTGCAGCTGGGCGATAGCCTGTTGACCGCGCGCCGCACCGTGACCGAAGCGGATATCGTCAACTTCGCTTGCCTGAGCGGCGACCATTTCTACGCGCACATGGACAAGATCGGCGCCGCCGACTCGCTGTTCGGCGAGCGGGTGGCGCACGGTTACTTTGTGGTGTCCGCCGCGGCCGGGCTGTTTGTCGACGCCGCCGTCGGGCCGGTGATCGCCAACTACGGCATGGAAAATCTGCGCTTTATCGAGCCGGTGAAGATCGGCGATACCATTCAGGTGCGGTTGACCTGCAAAAAGAAAATCCGCAAACCGCAGAAAACCGCCGAAGATCGCCCGCACGGCGTGGTGGTGTGGGATGTGCAGGTGTTGAATCAGCAACAGCAGCCGGTGGCGCTGTACAGCATTCTGACGCTGGTGGCGCGCCAACAGGGGGACTTCGAAGCGTGA
- the paaF gene encoding 2,3-dehydroadipyl-CoA hydratase PaaF, producing MDTPFILHQQQHRVVTLTLHRPEARNALSTPCLEQLVARLEQADADSGVGAVVIAGAARFFAAGADLRELQQQDLPAALADRRPQLWQRLAQFSKPLLAAVNGYALGAGCELALACDIVIGGESARFGLPEITLGLMPGAGGTQRLIRCVGKSRASQMVLTGEPIDARTALQAGLISEVCVDALTLERTQQIAERISRQAPLALRAAKQALKQAEETGLSQGLAMERQQFVTLAATDDRREGIAAFFEKRTPNYQGR from the coding sequence ATGGACACCCCCTTTATTTTGCATCAGCAGCAGCACCGCGTGGTCACGCTGACGCTGCATCGCCCGGAGGCGCGCAACGCCCTGAGCACGCCGTGCCTGGAACAGCTGGTTGCACGGCTGGAGCAGGCCGACGCCGACAGCGGCGTGGGCGCCGTGGTGATCGCCGGTGCGGCGCGCTTCTTCGCCGCCGGCGCCGATCTGCGCGAACTGCAACAGCAGGATCTGCCGGCCGCGCTGGCGGATCGCCGTCCACAGCTGTGGCAGCGTCTGGCGCAGTTCAGCAAGCCGCTGCTGGCGGCGGTGAACGGTTATGCCCTGGGCGCCGGCTGTGAGCTGGCGCTGGCCTGCGACATCGTCATCGGCGGCGAAAGCGCCCGCTTCGGCCTGCCGGAGATCACCCTCGGCCTGATGCCGGGCGCCGGGGGCACCCAGCGCCTGATCCGCTGCGTCGGCAAGTCGCGCGCCAGCCAGATGGTGCTGACCGGCGAGCCCATCGACGCCCGCACCGCGCTGCAGGCCGGTCTTATCAGCGAAGTGTGCGTCGATGCCCTGACGCTGGAACGCACGCAGCAGATTGCCGAACGCATCAGCCGTCAGGCGCCGCTGGCGCTGCGCGCCGCCAAACAGGCGCTGAAACAGGCCGAGGAAACCGGCCTCAGCCAGGGGCTGGCGATGGAGCGTCAGCAGTTCGTCACCCTGGCCGCCACCGACGATCGCCGCGAAGGCATCGCCGCCTTTTTCGAAAAACGTACGCCAAACTATCAGGGGCGCTGA
- a CDS encoding Kdo hydroxylase family protein, which translates to MPTGDIMHEQAVLTLSLRQWAAAEASSAVSELEQGKVLFLPELAFTLSEQEMPLLDPTLVDPKRKNISYQPLSGKLSGVAVAERRQQVQQLLERYYQSCRQLIAGLLPEYQEALHHPTGSLRLHPVSAWRAASSWRKDDSRLHVDAFPSRPNYGERILRIFTNINPHGEHRQWRVGEPFPELAARFMPRLARYSAFGSWLQHQVRITKTRRSHYDHLMLQLHDAMKADGDYQQRGPQLALTFPPGSSWICFSDQTPHAAMGGQFMLEQTFLLPVNKMQDPQRSPLKVLEQLRGQPLI; encoded by the coding sequence ATGCCTACTGGCGATATTATGCACGAACAGGCCGTCCTGACGCTGTCGTTGCGACAATGGGCGGCAGCGGAAGCATCCAGCGCGGTCAGCGAACTGGAACAGGGCAAGGTGCTGTTTCTGCCCGAACTGGCCTTCACCCTGTCTGAACAGGAAATGCCGCTGCTGGATCCGACATTGGTCGACCCGAAGCGCAAAAACATCAGCTACCAACCGCTGTCCGGCAAGCTGAGCGGCGTCGCCGTCGCGGAACGCCGGCAGCAGGTTCAGCAATTGCTGGAACGCTATTACCAATCCTGCCGCCAGTTGATCGCCGGGCTGTTGCCCGAATATCAGGAGGCGCTGCACCACCCGACCGGCAGCCTGCGTTTACATCCGGTTTCCGCTTGGCGGGCGGCCAGTTCCTGGCGCAAAGACGACAGCCGGCTGCACGTTGACGCCTTCCCGTCGCGCCCGAACTACGGCGAACGCATTCTGCGCATTTTCACCAACATCAACCCGCACGGCGAGCATCGCCAATGGCGGGTCGGCGAGCCGTTCCCTGAGCTGGCGGCACGCTTTATGCCGCGTCTCGCTCGCTACTCCGCCTTCGGCAGTTGGCTGCAGCACCAGGTGCGCATCACCAAAACCCGCCGCAGCCATTATGACCACCTGATGCTGCAGTTGCATGACGCCATGAAGGCCGACGGCGATTATCAGCAACGGGGGCCGCAGCTGGCGCTGACGTTCCCGCCGGGCAGCAGCTGGATTTGCTTCTCTGATCAAACGCCGCATGCCGCGATGGGCGGCCAGTTTATGCTGGAACAGACCTTCCTGCTGCCGGTGAATAAGATGCAGGATCCGCAGCGTTCACCGCTGAAAGTGCTTGAACAGCTGCGCGGTCAGCCGCTGATCTGA
- the paaD gene encoding 1,2-phenylacetyl-CoA epoxidase subunit PaaD, which produces MNVTRLQPAEIPQIWHCLQQISDPELPVLSITDLGMVRDVARDGAGWRVTFTPTYSGCPATEFLLNAIEQRLAAAGFSPVQVDIRLSPAWTTDWMNADARERLRQYGVAPPQGHTCDRPHAHGPVACPRCGSTHSEKISEFGSTACKALYRCCDCREPFDYFKCI; this is translated from the coding sequence ATGAACGTCACCCGTTTGCAACCCGCCGAAATTCCGCAGATTTGGCACTGCCTGCAGCAGATCAGCGATCCCGAACTGCCGGTGCTGTCGATCACCGATTTGGGCATGGTGCGCGACGTGGCGCGCGACGGCGCTGGCTGGCGCGTGACCTTCACTCCAACCTATTCCGGCTGCCCGGCCACCGAATTTCTGCTCAACGCCATCGAGCAGCGGCTGGCGGCCGCCGGCTTCAGCCCGGTGCAGGTGGACATTCGCCTCAGCCCGGCCTGGACCACCGACTGGATGAACGCCGACGCCCGCGAACGGCTGCGGCAATACGGCGTAGCGCCACCGCAGGGGCACACCTGCGATCGGCCGCACGCCCACGGCCCGGTAGCCTGCCCGCGCTGCGGCAGCACCCACAGCGAGAAGATCAGCGAGTTCGGCTCCACCGCCTGTAAAGCGCTGTACCGCTGCTGCGACTGCCGGGAACCGTTCGATTATTTCAAATGCATATAG
- the paaG gene encoding 2-(1,2-epoxy-1,2-dihydrophenyl)acetyl-CoA isomerase PaaG — protein MDNALILSHLDAGVLTLTLNRPDRLNSFNDEMHRQLSEALTQAERDDSVRCLLIAGAGRGFCAGQDLNDRNVSADQQAPDLGLSVERFYNPLIRRLTALPKPVVCAVNGVAAGAGAALALACDIVIAADNASFIQSFCRLGLVPDSGGSWFLPRLAGHARAMGMAMLGDKISAQQALAWGMIWQVVPADELADRTQTLARHLATQPTYGLGLIKKALYSSATNSLDQQLDLERDLQRLGGRSDDYREGVSAFFAKRTPNFSGK, from the coding sequence ATGGATAACGCATTGATTCTCAGCCATCTCGACGCCGGCGTGTTGACGCTGACCCTCAACCGGCCGGATCGGCTCAATAGCTTTAACGACGAGATGCATCGCCAGCTGAGCGAAGCGCTGACGCAAGCCGAGCGCGACGACAGCGTGCGCTGCCTGCTGATCGCCGGCGCCGGGCGCGGTTTCTGCGCCGGGCAGGATCTCAACGATCGCAACGTCAGCGCCGATCAACAGGCGCCGGATCTCGGCCTGTCGGTCGAACGTTTCTACAACCCCCTGATCCGTCGCCTGACCGCCCTGCCGAAGCCGGTGGTGTGCGCGGTCAACGGCGTGGCGGCCGGCGCCGGCGCCGCGCTGGCCCTGGCGTGCGATATCGTCATCGCCGCCGACAACGCCAGCTTCATTCAGTCGTTCTGCCGTCTGGGGCTGGTGCCTGACTCCGGCGGCAGCTGGTTCCTGCCGCGGCTGGCCGGCCACGCCCGCGCGATGGGCATGGCCATGCTGGGTGACAAAATCAGCGCCCAACAGGCGCTGGCGTGGGGCATGATCTGGCAGGTGGTGCCGGCGGATGAATTGGCCGATCGCACGCAAACGCTGGCGCGCCATCTGGCCACCCAGCCGACCTACGGCCTGGGGCTGATCAAGAAAGCCCTCTACAGCTCGGCCACCAACAGCCTCGATCAGCAGCTCGATCTGGAGCGCGATCTGCAACGCCTGGGCGGCCGCAGCGACGACTATCGCGAAGGCGTCAGCGCGTTCTTTGCCAAACGCACGCCCAACTTCAGCGGGAAATAG